From Carettochelys insculpta isolate YL-2023 chromosome 8, ASM3395843v1, whole genome shotgun sequence, a single genomic window includes:
- the KLHL41 gene encoding kelch-like protein 41, with the protein MDSQRELTEELRLYQSTLLQDGLKELLDEKKFVDCYLKAGDKSLPCHRLILSACSPYFREYFLSEQSEDQKKEVVLDNVDPSILDMIVKYLYSASIDLNDSNVQDIFALASRFQIPSVFTVCVSYLQKRLAVGNCLAILRLGLLLDCPRLALSARDFVSDHFVQICKEDDFMQLAPHELLSIITPDNLNVEKEEVVFEAVMRWVRTDKENRLKNLGEVFDCIRFRLMAEKYFKEHVEKDDIIKSNSDLQKKIKVIKDAFAGKLPEPPVNKGRSGEGEVNGDVGDEDLLPGYLNDIPRHGMFVKDLILLVNDTAAVAYDPVENECYLAALAEQIPRNHSSIVTKQNQVYVVGGLYVDEENKDQPLQSYFFQLDSIAGEWAGLPPLPSARCLFGLGESDNKIYVVAGKDLQTEESLDSVLCYDPVAVKWSEAKKLPVKLYGHATISHNGMIYCFGGKTDDKKCTNRVFIYNPKKGDWRDLAPMKVARSMFGVAVHKGKIVIAGGVTEEGLSASVEAFDLTTNKWEVMPEFPQERSSISLVNLSGSLYAIGGFAMIQLESKEFAPNEVNDIWKYDDEKKEWCGILKEIRYASGASCLSARLNLFKLSKL; encoded by the exons ATGGATTCCCAACGGGAACTCACTGAAGAACTTCGACTTTACCAATCCACACTTCTTCAGGATGGCCTCAAAGAACTCCTGGATGAGAAAAAGTTTGTTGATTGCTACCTAAAAGCTGGTGACAAAAGCTTACCTTGCCACAGATTGATACTATCAGCTTGTAGTCCTTATTTCCGAGAGTATTTCTTATCTGAACAAAGTGAAGACCAAAAAAAGGAGGTAGTTCTGGACAATGTGGATCCCAGCATCCTGGATATGATTGTCAAGTACCTTTACTCTGCAAGTATTGATCTTAATGATTCTAACGTGCAAGATATTTTTGCTTTAGCCAGCCGCTTTCAGATCCCTTCTGTATTCACTGTGTGTGTTTCCTACCTTCAGAAAAGACTTGCTGTTGGGAACTGTCTAGCCATTCTTCGCTTAGGTCTCCTCCTTGATTGCCCAAGACTTGCATTATCTGCCCGTGACTTTGTGTCAGACCATTTTGTGCAGATTTGCAAAGAAGACGACTTCATGCAGCTAGCCCCCCATGAGCTCCTTTCCATTATTACACCAGACAACTTAAACGTAGAAAAGGAAGAAGTGGTATTTGAAGCAGTAATGAGATGGGTCCGAACAGACAAAGAGAACAGATTAAAGAACCTGGGAGAAGTTTTTGACTGCATTCGTTTTCGTCTTATGGCAGAAAAATACTTCAAGGAGCATGTTGAGAAGGATGATATAATTAAAAGCAACTCAgatcttcagaaaaaaatcaaggtgattAAGGATGCCTTTGCTGGAAAATTGCCTGAGCCACCTGTAAACAAAGGAAGGTCAGGTGAAGGGGAAGTAAATGGTGATGTAGGAGATGAAGATTTACTCCCTGGATACCTCAATGACATTCCGAGACATGGTATGTTTGTCAAAGACCTTATTCTTCTGGTCAATGACACTGCTGCAGTGGCTTATGACCCTGTAGAGAATGAATGTTACTTGGCAGCCCTGGCAGAACAGATTCCCAGAAATCATTCCAGCATAGTCACCAAACAAAATCAGGTGTATGTCGTCGGAGGATTGTATGTGGATGAGGAGAACAAGGATCAGCCTTTACAGTCATACTTCTTCCAG CTGGATAGCATTGCTGGTGAATGGGCAGGCCTTCCTCCACTGCCTTCAGCCAGATGCCTTTTTGGTCTGGGAGAGTCAGACAACAAAATATATGTAGTTGCTGGCAAGGACCTTCAGACAGAGGAGTCCCTGGATTCAGTATTGTGCTATGATCCTGT GGCAGTCAAATGGAGTGAAGCCAAAAAGCTTCCAGTCAAATTGTATGGCCATGCAACAATATCGCACAATGGAATGATCTACTGTTTTGGAGGAAAGACTGATGACAA GAAATGTACTAACAGGGTATTTATATACAATCCCAAGAAGGGAGATTGGCGAGATCTGGCTCCCATGAAAGTGGCTCGCTCAATGTTCGGAGTGGCTGTCCATAAAGGCAAAATTGTGATTGCAGGAGGTGTTACTGAAGAAGGCCTTTCAGCCTCTGTCGAAGCTTTTGACCTCACCACTAATAA GTGGGAAGTTATGCCTGAATTCCCCCAGGAGAGAAGCTCTATCAGTTTAGTCAACTTGAGTGGATCCCTATATGCCATTGGTGGTTTTGCTATGATTCAACTTGAGTCCAAGGAATTTGCACCCAATGAAGTTAATGACATATGGAA